The nucleotide sequence TGCCTGCTGCCCTGTGGTTGGTTAGTTTCTTTGTCCTGGTAGGGTTGAGCAGCAAGTCACCTTCCCTGTTCCTCTCACCGACTACCTGGCCTTCATAGACAGGATCACCCGGCTCAATGAACCATCTGCCGCGGTCCTCCAGCTGAAAAAGTGCATAGGGCACGGCGTTACCGCTTCGGTCGCTGATCAAGCTCCCGCTATAACGGTCAGGAAAATCTCCTTTGTAGGGCTCATAGCCTTTCATGTAGCTGTTCATGATGCCGTTCCCACGGGTATCGGTGAGAAACTCATCGTGGTACCCTATCAGTCCACGGGAGGGGATCTCAAACTGCATTTTCACTCGAGCATTCTCACTGTAGGTAATATCCCGTAGATGCCCTTTTCTCTTGGCAAGCTTTTCCATGACCGTTCCACTATGTTCCTCGGGACAGTCTATATAGAGGAACTCAACTGGTTCAGTCTTCCTTCCCTGTTCATCGGTCTTGAAAATGGTTCTAGGTCTGCCAACGCACATCTCAAACCCTTCTCGACGCATTTGCTCAGCGATGATGGCCATCTGGAACTCGCCTCTTCCTTTTACCGTAAAGGTTTCGTCGACATTCCTCTCAATCTTGATGGAGACATTACGCAACGCTTCCTTCTGCAAGCGTTCCCATATCTTTGCTGAGGTTACCTGATTGCCTTCCCTTCCAGCCAATGGACTGATATTCTTGGCAAAAAGCATGGAAACGGTTGGTTCATCGATATGGATACGCTCCAACGCCTTGGGATTATCACTGGTACAGATTGTGTCTCCGATATGGACATCTTCCACACCACTGAGCACAATGATATCACCACTGAATACCTTGGGTACTTCACTGAACGTCGGACCACTATAGGTCTGCAACTTCGATACTCTCAGTGGCTTGATAACACCGCCCTCTTTCAGACACACAAGGTTGTCATTGGTGGTGGCAATTCCATTCACGACCTTGCCGATAACAAGGCGACCGAGGTAATCATTGTAGGAAAGATCGCTTACGAGCATTCCAAAGGGTTGTTCATCGTCAAATACTGGTGCTGGAACGGTCTTGAGGATTGCGTCGAGCAACTGGTGGAGATTCTCATCAAGATCAAGAGAGGACAGTCCACAGCGACCATCCTTTCCACTTGCGTAGAAGACCGGTACTTCAAGCATTGATTCATCATCGCCGAGCTCGAGTAGCAATTCATAGACTTCTTGGAGAACCTCTTCACTGCGTTCATCCTGACGGTCGACCTTATTGATGACAATAATCGGTTTCAGGTTTAGCTTGAGTGCTTTCTCAAGTACAAAACGTGTCTGTGGAAGCGGCCCTTCC is from uncultured Sphaerochaeta sp. and encodes:
- the typA gene encoding translational GTPase TypA, producing the protein MIRNIAIIAHVDHGKTTLVDAMFRQSGLTDDGQDRIMDSGAIERERGITISAKNCAISWKGVKINIIDTPGHADFGGEVERGLSMVDGVVLLVDAAEGPLPQTRFVLEKALKLNLKPIIVINKVDRQDERSEEVLQEVYELLLELGDDESMLEVPVFYASGKDGRCGLSSLDLDENLHQLLDAILKTVPAPVFDDEQPFGMLVSDLSYNDYLGRLVIGKVVNGIATTNDNLVCLKEGGVIKPLRVSKLQTYSGPTFSEVPKVFSGDIIVLSGVEDVHIGDTICTSDNPKALERIHIDEPTVSMLFAKNISPLAGREGNQVTSAKIWERLQKEALRNVSIKIERNVDETFTVKGRGEFQMAIIAEQMRREGFEMCVGRPRTIFKTDEQGRKTEPVEFLYIDCPEEHSGTVMEKLAKRKGHLRDITYSENARVKMQFEIPSRGLIGYHDEFLTDTRGNGIMNSYMKGYEPYKGDFPDRYSGSLISDRSGNAVPYALFQLEDRGRWFIEPGDPVYEGQVVGERNREGDLLLNPTRTKKLTNHRAAGKDDAVILTPVSKPSLEQAIQFIKDDELVEITPKAIRMCKKVLGTQQRKVFESRGEIPQYLL